Proteins co-encoded in one Corynebacterium lujinxingii genomic window:
- a CDS encoding bifunctional riboflavin kinase/FAD synthetase translates to MDILAGLNAVPETLGNNGTVVTIGVFDGVHRGHQMLISQAVHRARELGVPSVVMTFDPHPVTVFTPDRSPAALMSLEERAHHIAELGVDYLLVIDFRHELGGLTPQEYVDDVLVSKLGARHILVGENFTFGKDAAGTATTMAQLGEQAGVDVTIVRLLSDGGVRVCSTAIRDQLSGGNVHTATDYMGRPFSVIAPIERGAGRGGKELGYPTANQYASDAAAVPADGVYAGWLTIIDDAPIDGDMEPGERYPAAISVGTNPTFGDLRRSVESFVLDRDADLYGRMARVEFVGKVRDMLKFDSVDELLEHMARDVATTRDILGA, encoded by the coding sequence GTGGATATTTTGGCAGGGCTTAACGCGGTTCCGGAAACGCTCGGCAACAACGGCACCGTCGTCACCATTGGTGTGTTCGACGGCGTGCACCGCGGCCACCAAATGCTCATCTCGCAGGCCGTGCACAGGGCCCGCGAACTCGGCGTGCCCAGTGTCGTGATGACATTCGACCCGCACCCCGTGACGGTGTTTACCCCCGACCGCAGCCCGGCGGCGCTGATGTCGCTGGAGGAGCGGGCCCACCACATCGCGGAACTCGGTGTGGACTACCTGCTTGTTATCGATTTCCGCCACGAACTCGGCGGGCTCACGCCGCAGGAGTACGTCGATGACGTGCTCGTCAGCAAGCTCGGAGCCCGGCACATTTTGGTGGGGGAGAACTTCACCTTTGGCAAAGACGCGGCCGGCACCGCCACCACCATGGCGCAACTGGGTGAGCAGGCGGGCGTCGACGTGACCATTGTGCGGTTGCTTTCCGACGGCGGCGTGCGGGTGTGCTCGACCGCTATCCGCGACCAACTGTCCGGCGGCAACGTGCACACCGCCACCGACTACATGGGCCGGCCGTTTTCCGTCATCGCCCCGATCGAGCGCGGGGCGGGCCGCGGCGGCAAGGAACTGGGCTACCCGACGGCGAACCAGTACGCCTCCGACGCCGCGGCCGTCCCCGCCGACGGCGTCTACGCCGGGTGGCTGACCATTATCGACGACGCCCCCATCGACGGCGACATGGAACCCGGGGAGCGCTACCCGGCGGCGATCTCCGTGGGCACTAACCCCACATTCGGGGACCTGCGACGCAGCGTGGAGTCGTTTGTGCTCGACCGGGACGCCGACCTGTACGGGCGCATGGCGCGCGTGGAATTCGTGGGCAAAGTGCGCGACATGCTGAAGTTCGACTCCGTCGACGAGCTTTTAGAGCACATGGCCCGCGATGTGGCCACCACCCGCGATATCCTCGGGGCATGA
- the truB gene encoding tRNA pseudouridine(55) synthase TruB, producing the protein MNDPLATFGIVVVDKPAGLTSHDVVARLRRFFGTRKVGHAGTLDPMATGVLVAGIERGTKLLAHLVADDKVYETTIRLGQATTTDDAEGDVVETHDASKVSEEAIRAAVSNLTGEIMQVPSKVSAIKIDGRRAHELVRAGEDVDIPARPVTIHAFELGEIRRHDGVIDVDARVHCSTGTYIRSLGRDLGAALGVGGHLIALRRHRVGSFTLDDARTLEELEKNAQLSLSMDDALTRAWPVLDVTAEEYAALSMGKWLEPRGLKGVHAAVGPDGRAVALVKEQGKRLATVFVARPSTL; encoded by the coding sequence ATGAACGATCCCCTCGCAACGTTCGGCATTGTTGTCGTCGATAAGCCAGCTGGCCTGACAAGCCACGACGTGGTCGCCCGCCTGCGCCGCTTCTTCGGTACCCGCAAGGTGGGGCACGCGGGCACGCTCGACCCGATGGCGACCGGGGTGCTCGTCGCAGGCATCGAACGCGGCACGAAACTGCTCGCCCACCTGGTGGCCGACGACAAGGTGTACGAGACGACCATTCGGCTGGGCCAAGCGACGACGACGGACGACGCGGAGGGCGATGTCGTCGAGACGCACGACGCATCAAAGGTGAGCGAGGAGGCGATCCGCGCCGCGGTCTCGAACCTCACCGGCGAGATTATGCAGGTGCCGTCAAAGGTTTCCGCGATCAAGATCGACGGACGCCGCGCCCACGAACTGGTGCGCGCCGGCGAGGACGTGGACATCCCGGCCCGCCCGGTGACGATCCACGCCTTCGAGCTCGGCGAGATCCGCCGCCATGACGGTGTGATCGACGTCGACGCGCGCGTGCACTGCTCCACCGGCACGTATATCCGCTCGCTCGGGCGCGATCTCGGCGCCGCGCTCGGCGTCGGCGGGCACTTGATTGCTTTACGACGACACCGTGTCGGCTCATTCACCCTCGACGACGCCCGCACCCTCGAGGAGCTAGAAAAAAACGCGCAGCTGTCACTGTCCATGGACGACGCACTCACCCGCGCCTGGCCGGTACTCGACGTCACCGCCGAGGAGTACGCAGCACTTTCCATGGGCAAATGGCTCGAACCGCGCGGGCTGAAGGGCGTGCACGCTGCGGTCGGCCCCGACGGGCGGGCCGTTGCGCTGGTCAAGGAGCAGGGAAAACGGTTGGCCACGGTGTTCGTGGCGCGACCGTCGACGCTGTAG
- a CDS encoding 4'-phosphopantetheinyl transferase family protein, translating into MQDISLFPPEARCVFFLTDDAGDLTRYDDLHPAERQEVKAAVDVRKGEFGDARWCAHEALRELGVESAGAILRGERGMPLWPEGYTGSLTHTDGLRAAVAASTRHVHSMGLDAEPAEALPDGVLRSIASDTEIAMVERMRANGQPWADRLLFCAKEATYKCWFPMTRRWLDFDEAEIELRADGTFISQLLARPAPVPLFEGRWVVRGGYVIASTYVR; encoded by the coding sequence ATGCAGGACATTTCGCTGTTCCCTCCGGAGGCGCGGTGCGTGTTTTTCCTTACCGACGACGCAGGGGATCTGACGCGTTACGACGATCTACACCCCGCCGAGCGGCAAGAGGTTAAAGCAGCCGTGGACGTTCGCAAGGGCGAGTTCGGCGACGCGCGCTGGTGCGCCCACGAGGCGCTGCGCGAACTCGGCGTGGAATCCGCCGGAGCGATCTTGCGCGGCGAGCGCGGCATGCCGCTGTGGCCGGAGGGCTACACCGGCTCGCTCACCCACACCGACGGGCTGCGCGCCGCGGTGGCCGCCTCCACCCGCCACGTCCACTCGATGGGGCTGGACGCCGAGCCGGCCGAGGCGTTGCCGGACGGGGTGTTGCGCTCCATCGCGAGCGACACTGAGATCGCAATGGTGGAGCGCATGCGCGCAAACGGGCAGCCGTGGGCGGACCGGCTGTTGTTTTGTGCAAAGGAAGCAACCTACAAGTGCTGGTTCCCAATGACGCGGCGCTGGCTGGACTTCGACGAGGCGGAAATCGAGCTGCGCGCCGACGGCACGTTCATTTCCCAACTGCTCGCACGCCCAGCCCCGGTGCCGCTGTTTGAAGGCCGCTGGGTGGTGCGCGGCGGCTACGTCATCGCCTCCACCTACGTGCGCTGA
- a CDS encoding metallophosphoesterase family protein — translation MTTTLWAVSDLHAAVKLNGPKIAEIQPADPSDWLIVAGDVAERFELIVEVMGNLAERFDTVIWVPGNHELFCRSADRYRGREKYAMLVQAMRSIGVITPEDRYPVFGGVTVAPLFTLYDYSFRSREFTVDEALQAAHEKSVVMTDEFAIAPFVDIRGWCWDRLAYTTKRLSRISGPTILVNHWPLVQEPVQQMKWAEIALWCGTRHTRTWPKRYDAQAVVYGHLHMPGVTTVDGVDHIEVSLGYPREWQHYPPGRPFPYPVMEVEQ, via the coding sequence ATGACCACCACCCTCTGGGCTGTGAGCGACCTGCATGCCGCGGTGAAGCTCAACGGCCCGAAAATCGCCGAGATTCAGCCGGCTGACCCATCGGACTGGCTCATTGTTGCCGGCGATGTTGCGGAGCGTTTTGAGTTGATCGTCGAAGTGATGGGAAACCTCGCCGAGCGCTTCGACACGGTGATCTGGGTGCCGGGCAACCACGAGCTGTTCTGCCGCTCCGCCGACCGTTACCGGGGGCGCGAGAAGTACGCCATGCTCGTGCAGGCGATGCGGTCCATCGGCGTGATCACCCCGGAGGACCGCTATCCGGTCTTCGGCGGGGTGACTGTCGCGCCGCTGTTTACCCTCTACGACTATTCGTTCCGCAGCCGCGAGTTCACTGTCGACGAAGCGCTGCAGGCGGCCCACGAGAAAAGCGTGGTGATGACCGACGAGTTCGCCATCGCCCCGTTCGTGGATATCCGCGGCTGGTGCTGGGACCGGCTGGCGTACACCACGAAACGCCTGTCGCGCATCAGCGGGCCGACGATCCTGGTCAACCACTGGCCGCTCGTGCAAGAACCGGTGCAGCAGATGAAGTGGGCGGAAATCGCCCTGTGGTGCGGCACCCGGCACACGCGCACGTGGCCCAAGCGTTACGACGCCCAGGCAGTCGTGTACGGTCACCTGCACATGCCGGGGGTGACCACCGTCGACGGTGTCGACCACATCGAGGTTTCCCTGGGCTATCCGCGCGAGTGGCAGCACTATCCACCTGGGCGGCCGTTCCCGTACCCGGTCATGGAGGTTGAGCAGTGA
- a CDS encoding MATE family efflux transporter — protein sequence MTGAVSSRTPSARDILLLALPALGVLAANPLYLLLDTAVVGRLGTAELAALAAGAAIQSTVTTQLTFLSYGTTARSARFFGAGKRQKAIEEGVQATWVALGVGAVLATIVWVFAQPLAQALAGDYDTSVRAASWMRVCAFAIPMTLVIMAGNGWMRGVQNTRLPFLLTLCGLIPGAVSLPLLVNRFGLVGSAVANVIGMGITSVLFVVALIREHRRSGHGWTPRWEIIKKQLVLGRDLILRSLSFQVSLLTAAAVAGRFGVVALAAHQLMLQLWNFLTLVLDSLAIAAQTLTGSALGRGGADDARVVGQVALKYSMVFAVALAVVFAVFREPILSLFTADEAVVDTLVAPWFLFIAMIVAGGAVFALDGVLLGASDAAYLRNLTLFSLIGVALPIILASGAFGWGLTGIWVGQLGQVLVRLVGVVLRFRSMRWAVTDVDGKQGA from the coding sequence ATGACGGGGGCCGTATCTTCGCGGACCCCGTCCGCGCGCGACATTTTGCTGCTCGCGCTGCCGGCGCTCGGGGTGCTTGCTGCCAACCCGCTGTATCTGTTGTTGGATACGGCGGTCGTCGGCAGGCTCGGCACCGCTGAGCTGGCGGCGTTGGCGGCCGGTGCTGCCATCCAGTCGACGGTGACCACGCAGCTGACATTCTTGTCCTACGGCACGACCGCGCGAAGTGCCCGCTTTTTCGGAGCCGGCAAGCGCCAGAAAGCGATCGAGGAGGGGGTGCAAGCCACCTGGGTCGCACTCGGCGTCGGTGCGGTGCTGGCCACCATCGTGTGGGTGTTCGCCCAGCCGCTAGCCCAGGCGCTCGCAGGCGATTACGACACCAGCGTGCGCGCTGCGTCGTGGATGCGGGTGTGCGCGTTCGCCATCCCGATGACGCTTGTGATCATGGCCGGCAACGGCTGGATGCGCGGGGTGCAAAACACCCGGCTGCCCTTTTTGCTCACGCTGTGCGGGCTGATCCCCGGAGCGGTGTCGCTGCCGCTGTTGGTAAATCGCTTCGGGCTGGTCGGATCCGCGGTGGCCAACGTCATCGGCATGGGGATTACCTCAGTGCTGTTCGTTGTCGCGCTGATTCGCGAACACCGTCGCTCCGGCCACGGGTGGACGCCGCGCTGGGAGATCATCAAAAAGCAGCTGGTGCTCGGCCGCGACCTCATTTTGCGCTCCCTGTCGTTCCAAGTCTCGTTGCTCACCGCCGCCGCGGTGGCAGGCCGCTTCGGTGTAGTTGCGCTGGCGGCGCACCAGTTGATGCTGCAGCTGTGGAACTTCCTCACCCTTGTGCTCGACTCGTTGGCCATCGCGGCGCAGACGCTGACCGGTTCCGCGCTCGGCCGCGGCGGCGCTGACGACGCCCGCGTGGTGGGCCAGGTGGCGTTGAAATACTCCATGGTGTTCGCTGTGGCGCTGGCGGTGGTGTTCGCGGTGTTCCGCGAGCCGATTTTGTCGCTGTTTACGGCGGATGAGGCGGTCGTCGATACGCTTGTCGCCCCGTGGTTCTTGTTCATCGCGATGATCGTGGCGGGAGGCGCAGTGTTTGCGCTCGACGGTGTGCTGCTCGGTGCGTCCGACGCGGCCTACCTGCGTAACCTGACGCTGTTTTCGCTCATCGGGGTTGCGCTGCCGATCATTCTCGCTTCCGGCGCGTTTGGTTGGGGGCTTACCGGCATCTGGGTCGGACAGCTCGGCCAGGTGCTGGTGCGGCTCGTCGGCGTGGTGTTGCGGTTCCGCTCGATGCGGTGGGCCGTGACCGACGTCGATGGTAAACAGGGTGCATGA
- a CDS encoding DHH family phosphoesterase, producing MEVSLFPKYTQQFAAVADRIRSAARVHVIAHVKPDADAIGSACALSKGLDQLGVGNNVYIGQSVPHSDNMRTIPGVDDIIYGGELPDGGVVVTVDCASADRTGTYLPAISADPERVIVIDHHNTNPGFGGRNLIVESESTTVMVRELLAHLGVTLDDDIAYCLYAGLVTDTGNFRWGTPRMHVLAAELMEFGLNTRQIALDLMDTMSASDLQQMGSVLAETQIMPAKGLNVAVLTVPVGLLTRMSQTAVEAIIDYARALEGTDVGVVLKEQEKGNWAVSLRSTIVDVSAVAASLGGGGHTAAAGYTGLGTREDVVRDLLAALPDVSQR from the coding sequence GTGGAAGTCTCACTGTTTCCGAAGTACACCCAGCAGTTCGCTGCGGTGGCAGACCGGATCCGCTCTGCTGCGCGGGTCCATGTGATCGCCCACGTCAAACCCGACGCCGACGCCATCGGCTCGGCGTGCGCGTTGTCGAAAGGGCTGGACCAACTCGGTGTGGGCAACAACGTCTACATCGGCCAGTCGGTGCCGCATTCTGACAACATGCGCACCATCCCGGGCGTGGACGACATCATCTACGGCGGCGAGCTGCCCGACGGTGGTGTGGTGGTGACGGTGGACTGCGCGTCCGCCGACCGCACCGGGACGTACCTGCCAGCTATCTCGGCGGACCCGGAGCGGGTGATCGTGATCGACCACCACAACACCAACCCCGGCTTCGGCGGGCGAAACCTCATCGTCGAGTCTGAATCCACCACCGTGATGGTGCGCGAACTGCTTGCCCATCTGGGCGTGACGCTTGACGACGACATCGCCTACTGCCTGTACGCGGGGCTGGTCACCGATACCGGCAACTTCCGGTGGGGCACACCGCGCATGCATGTGCTCGCCGCCGAGTTGATGGAGTTCGGGTTAAACACCCGCCAGATCGCGCTGGATCTTATGGACACGATGAGCGCGAGCGACCTGCAGCAGATGGGCTCAGTCCTGGCAGAGACGCAGATCATGCCGGCGAAGGGCCTCAACGTTGCGGTGCTGACCGTTCCGGTGGGGCTGCTCACCCGCATGAGCCAGACCGCGGTGGAAGCGATCATCGACTACGCCCGCGCGCTTGAAGGCACCGACGTCGGCGTCGTGCTCAAAGAGCAGGAGAAGGGGAACTGGGCGGTGTCGCTTCGTTCGACCATCGTCGACGTCTCCGCGGTGGCGGCGTCGCTCGGCGGCGGCGGGCACACCGCGGCTGCGGGCTATACGGGACTGGGCACCCGCGAGGATGTCGTCCGCGACCTGCTCGCTGCCCTGCCGGATGTGTCGCAGCGATGA
- the rbfA gene encoding 30S ribosome-binding factor RbfA — translation MADNPRAQRLAKQIQTIVASAIEREIKDRRLELVTVTDARVTGDLHDATIYYTVRGVEIDDEPDYEQAAEALNRARGQIRKIVGDQLSVRFTPTISFERDTVPESSAHMEELLNRARARDEELARLRANATPAGDADPYKRSGEGE, via the coding sequence ATGGCTGACAACCCACGTGCCCAGCGTCTGGCGAAGCAGATCCAGACGATCGTCGCTTCCGCAATCGAGCGGGAGATTAAAGACCGCAGGCTGGAACTGGTCACTGTGACCGACGCGCGCGTCACCGGAGACCTCCACGACGCGACGATTTACTACACCGTCCGCGGTGTCGAAATTGACGACGAGCCCGATTACGAGCAGGCCGCCGAAGCGCTCAACCGGGCGCGCGGGCAGATCCGCAAGATCGTCGGCGACCAGCTTTCGGTGCGGTTCACGCCGACCATCTCGTTTGAGCGCGACACGGTGCCGGAGTCCTCTGCACACATGGAGGAGCTACTCAACCGCGCCCGCGCCCGCGACGAGGAGCTGGCGCGGCTGCGCGCCAACGCCACTCCGGCCGGCGATGCGGACCCGTACAAGCGCTCCGGTGAAGGGGAGTAG
- the infB gene encoding translation initiation factor IF-2, translating to MSGKLRVHELAKQLGVTSKELLATLKEQGEFVKTASSTIEPPVVKKMKAHYAEKNGGASEKDEKKDAPAPKKPPLKKPGQNRAKSAAPKPAGAKPAQAKPVPSAPKDPATKPAGGEPTPKPGAAKPAAPKPGAAKPAAPKPGAAKPGAPKPGAPKPAAPKPGAPKPGAPKPAAPKPGAAKGDGPKPGAMPRPMPKPGGRPRVANNPFSSNSGGGQRPPRPGGGRPGGGRSGQGQGGPRPGGARQGGGSRPSPADMPAGPSPTQMPSKAAAPGGRGRGGGGRGRGGGPGGPRFGGPGGGFRGRGGRRGGTAGAFGRPGGAPGKRRKSKGQKRAEYEEMHKPNVIGGVRLPDGGGKTVRLRQGATLSDLAEKINTDASSLVQALFNLGEMVTATQSVSEETLQLLGAEINYEVEIVSPEDEDRELLESFDLQFGEDEGGEEALEQRPPVVSVMGHVDHGKTRLLDSIRKANVGRGEAGGITQGIGAYQTEVTLEDEPRKITFLDTPGHEAFTAMRARGAKSTDLAILVVAADDGVMPQTVEAINHAKAADLPIVVAVNKVDKPEAQPDKIRGQLTEYGLVPEEYGGDTMFVDISAKQGQGIDDLLEAVLLTADAALELTANPDMDAQGVAIESHLDRGRGPVSTVIVQRGTLRVGDSIVVGGNFGRVRRMVDEWGNDVEEAGPSRPVQVQGLNGVPGPGDNLLVVEDDRVARQIAAQRDARMRAAMQARSKKRVSLENLDQALKERSQLNLILKGDNAGSVEALEDALLKIEIDDEVQVNIIDRGVGAVTQTNVTLAAASDAIIIGFNVRADGKATEEANAEGVEIRYYSVIYQAIEDVENALKGMLKPIYEERDLGEAEIRQIFKASAVGLIAGCMVTEGKVKRGAKLRLVRDGNVITPDATIESLRREKDDVNEVAKGYECGMVLSYPDIQVGDIIQTYEMVEVPRD from the coding sequence GTGTCCGGAAAGCTACGCGTACACGAGTTGGCTAAACAGCTCGGCGTAACAAGTAAGGAATTGCTCGCCACGCTGAAAGAGCAGGGCGAGTTTGTGAAGACGGCGTCCTCGACGATCGAGCCGCCCGTCGTAAAGAAAATGAAGGCGCACTACGCCGAAAAGAACGGCGGCGCGTCCGAGAAGGACGAGAAGAAGGACGCGCCGGCTCCGAAGAAGCCGCCGCTGAAGAAGCCGGGTCAGAACCGTGCAAAGTCGGCGGCGCCGAAGCCTGCCGGAGCCAAGCCGGCCCAGGCGAAGCCGGTGCCGTCCGCGCCGAAGGACCCGGCCACTAAGCCGGCCGGCGGCGAGCCGACCCCAAAGCCGGGTGCGGCCAAGCCTGCTGCTCCGAAGCCGGGTGCGGCCAAGCCTGCTGCTCCGAAGCCGGGCGCCGCGAAGCCTGGCGCTCCCAAGCCTGGTGCACCGAAGCCTGCAGCTCCGAAGCCTGGTGCACCGAAGCCTGGTGCACCGAAGCCTGCAGCTCCGAAGCCGGGGGCGGCGAAGGGTGATGGTCCGAAGCCGGGCGCGATGCCGCGTCCGATGCCCAAGCCGGGCGGCCGCCCGCGCGTGGCCAACAACCCGTTCTCGTCCAACTCCGGCGGTGGCCAGCGTCCGCCTCGTCCGGGCGGGGGTCGTCCGGGTGGCGGCCGCAGCGGTCAGGGCCAGGGTGGCCCGCGTCCGGGCGGCGCTCGCCAGGGCGGCGGTTCCCGTCCGTCCCCGGCGGATATGCCGGCAGGTCCGTCGCCGACACAGATGCCGTCCAAGGCAGCCGCACCGGGTGGTCGCGGCCGTGGCGGCGGTGGACGTGGTCGCGGTGGCGGCCCGGGTGGTCCGCGTTTCGGCGGTCCGGGCGGCGGTTTCCGCGGCCGCGGCGGACGCCGCGGCGGTACCGCAGGTGCATTCGGCCGTCCGGGTGGTGCGCCCGGCAAGCGTCGCAAGTCCAAGGGCCAGAAGAGGGCTGAATACGAGGAGATGCACAAGCCGAACGTCATCGGTGGCGTTCGACTGCCTGACGGCGGCGGCAAGACCGTGCGCCTGCGTCAGGGTGCGACCCTGTCCGACCTTGCAGAGAAGATCAACACCGATGCATCCTCGCTGGTGCAGGCGCTGTTCAACCTCGGCGAGATGGTGACCGCTACGCAGTCTGTGTCCGAGGAGACGCTGCAGCTGCTCGGCGCGGAGATCAACTACGAGGTTGAGATCGTCTCGCCCGAGGACGAGGATCGCGAGCTGCTCGAGTCCTTCGACCTGCAGTTCGGCGAGGATGAGGGCGGCGAAGAGGCGCTCGAGCAGCGCCCGCCAGTGGTGTCCGTCATGGGCCACGTCGACCACGGTAAGACCCGTCTGTTGGACTCGATCCGCAAGGCGAACGTGGGCCGCGGCGAGGCCGGCGGCATTACCCAGGGCATCGGCGCGTACCAGACCGAGGTCACCCTCGAGGACGAGCCACGCAAGATCACGTTCCTGGATACCCCGGGCCACGAGGCGTTCACCGCCATGCGTGCCCGTGGTGCGAAGTCGACCGACCTGGCCATCCTTGTGGTGGCAGCGGACGACGGCGTAATGCCGCAGACCGTCGAGGCGATCAACCACGCGAAGGCGGCCGATCTGCCGATCGTGGTTGCCGTGAACAAGGTGGATAAGCCGGAGGCTCAGCCGGACAAGATCCGGGGCCAGCTCACCGAGTACGGGCTCGTGCCGGAGGAGTACGGCGGCGACACCATGTTCGTCGACATCTCCGCGAAGCAGGGCCAGGGTATCGACGACCTCCTCGAGGCCGTCCTGCTCACCGCCGATGCAGCGCTCGAGCTCACGGCAAACCCGGACATGGACGCACAGGGTGTGGCAATCGAGTCCCACCTGGACCGCGGCCGCGGCCCGGTGTCCACCGTGATCGTGCAGCGCGGCACGCTGCGTGTCGGCGACTCCATCGTCGTCGGCGGCAACTTCGGCCGCGTGCGCCGCATGGTCGACGAGTGGGGCAATGACGTGGAAGAGGCGGGCCCGTCCCGTCCGGTCCAGGTCCAGGGCCTCAACGGTGTCCCGGGCCCGGGCGACAACCTGCTCGTGGTCGAGGACGACCGCGTGGCGCGCCAGATTGCGGCGCAGCGTGACGCGCGTATGCGCGCGGCGATGCAGGCCCGCAGCAAGAAGCGCGTGTCCCTGGAGAACCTGGATCAGGCGCTCAAGGAGCGCAGCCAGCTTAACCTCATCCTCAAGGGCGACAACGCCGGTTCGGTGGAGGCCCTGGAGGATGCGCTGCTCAAGATCGAGATCGACGACGAGGTGCAGGTCAACATCATCGACCGCGGTGTCGGTGCTGTGACCCAGACCAATGTCACCCTGGCGGCGGCGTCGGACGCGATCATCATCGGCTTCAACGTGCGTGCAGACGGCAAGGCCACCGAGGAGGCCAACGCCGAGGGCGTCGAGATCCGCTACTACTCGGTCATCTACCAGGCGATCGAGGACGTGGAGAACGCGCTCAAGGGCATGCTCAAGCCGATCTACGAGGAGCGCGACCTGGGCGAGGCGGAGATCCGCCAGATCTTCAAGGCCTCCGCTGTCGGCCTCATCGCCGGCTGCATGGTCACCGAGGGCAAGGTCAAGCGCGGCGCGAAGCTGCGCCTGGTCCGCGATGGCAACGTCATCACGCCGGACGCGACGATCGAGTCGCTGCGCCGTGAGAAGGACGACGTCAACGAGGTGGCCAAGGGCTACGAGTGCGGCATGGTGCTGTCCTACCCGGATATCCAGGTGGGCGACATCATCCAGACCTACGAGATGGTCGAGGTGCCGCGCGACTAG
- a CDS encoding YlxR family protein produces the protein MSGSRKHPIRTRTCIATRQTHPDVELLRVVADPDVPGRILADPGRTLPGRGAWITPSLDAVELAEQRRAFGRALRLSTQVDLGHVRTYLASSQRKGGGANDPDDKGKTEH, from the coding sequence ATGAGCGGATCGCGCAAGCACCCCATTCGCACACGCACCTGTATTGCCACCCGCCAGACGCACCCCGACGTCGAACTGTTGCGCGTGGTCGCCGACCCGGACGTGCCGGGAAGGATCCTCGCCGATCCGGGCAGAACACTACCTGGGCGGGGAGCATGGATCACCCCGTCGTTGGACGCAGTCGAGCTGGCGGAACAACGTCGCGCCTTCGGGCGGGCGCTCCGTCTGTCTACGCAAGTGGACCTAGGTCATGTACGTACGTACCTCGCTTCGTCGCAACGTAAGGGCGGCGGGGCAAACGACCCAGACGATAAAGGAAAGACCGAACACTGA
- the nusA gene encoding transcription termination factor NusA, with translation MNIDLNALKNIEAQQGIPMDDLLSTIANALLYSYREFKEVPATEGAKARVDIDTDTGDVAVIVSELNDDGEVVSEYDDTPVNFSRIGAVAVRDAIKGRLRQAEAGRVYGEYAGLEGQIVSGIVQRDAHAESRGISIVQLGTEADPQDGILLPAEKIPGEVLRHGDRIKAYVVGVNKGDKRVQVNLSRTHPELVRGLFALEVPEVADGSVEIVSIAREAGHRSKVAVRATVKGVNAKGACIGPRGARVSNIMQQLGGEKIDIIDWDVDPAKYVGNSLAPSKVVDVTVLDLEAQAARVTVPDYQLSLAIGKEGQNARLAARLTGWKIDIRSDADAVDDE, from the coding sequence GTGAATATTGACTTGAACGCGCTGAAGAACATCGAGGCGCAGCAGGGTATCCCGATGGACGACCTGCTCAGCACCATCGCGAATGCGCTGCTGTATTCGTACCGCGAGTTCAAGGAGGTCCCCGCGACTGAGGGGGCCAAGGCGCGTGTGGACATCGACACCGACACCGGCGATGTCGCTGTGATCGTCAGCGAGCTAAACGACGACGGCGAGGTCGTCTCCGAGTACGACGACACCCCGGTGAATTTCTCCCGTATCGGTGCCGTCGCCGTGCGCGACGCGATCAAGGGCCGCCTGCGCCAGGCGGAGGCCGGTCGCGTCTACGGTGAATACGCCGGCCTGGAGGGCCAGATCGTCTCCGGCATCGTGCAGCGAGACGCGCACGCGGAATCCCGCGGTATCAGCATCGTGCAGCTCGGCACCGAGGCCGACCCGCAGGACGGCATCCTGCTGCCGGCCGAGAAGATTCCGGGCGAGGTGCTGCGCCACGGCGACCGCATCAAGGCTTATGTCGTCGGCGTGAACAAGGGCGACAAGCGCGTGCAGGTCAACCTGTCGCGCACCCACCCGGAGCTGGTGCGTGGCCTGTTCGCGCTCGAGGTGCCGGAGGTTGCCGACGGCTCCGTGGAGATCGTCAGCATCGCCCGCGAGGCCGGCCACCGCTCCAAGGTGGCTGTGCGCGCGACGGTCAAGGGCGTCAATGCCAAGGGCGCGTGCATCGGTCCGCGCGGCGCTCGCGTGTCCAACATTATGCAGCAGCTCGGCGGCGAAAAGATCGACATCATCGACTGGGATGTCGACCCGGCCAAGTACGTCGGTAACTCGCTGGCTCCCTCGAAGGTGGTGGACGTGACCGTGCTCGACCTCGAAGCACAGGCAGCGCGCGTCACCGTGCCGGATTACCAACTGTCGTTGGCCATTGGCAAGGAGGGTCAAAACGCCCGCCTGGCTGCGCGTCTGACGGGGTGGAAGATCGATATCCGCTCCGACGCGGACGCCGTGGACGACGAATAA